From Nymphaea colorata isolate Beijing-Zhang1983 chromosome 6, ASM883128v2, whole genome shotgun sequence, a single genomic window includes:
- the LOC116256545 gene encoding transcription factor BHLH089 gives MDPSSLLAQAQASFASNAAANSSSPFGNLQAMWSIPHLNGRGGIDMNSNGLAFLRGVEGDQRTSSQFAQGLSVRFAELTSNRDPSVDDSSVTTEQSGGDGSLCRSNGEKKRRDGNEDESSKLVSSSCPDQKMIEYSGKRSKGARQGDENGDLRIEAETGPAVNGKETEQSGQPVQPAEPPKQDYIHVRARRGQATDSHSLAERARREKISERMKILQDLVPGCNKVIGKAMVLDEIINYIQSLQRQVEFLSMKLEAVNSRMNSSIEAFPVKEAFEPAGVAFSLQPDRDYSPGSPQEWLHKQVGGGFER, from the exons ATGGATCCTTCCTCCTTGCTTGCTCAAGCTCAGGCTTCGTTTGCGTCCAATGCGGCCGCCAATTCGTCGTCCCCATTTGGAAATCTGCAGGCAATGTGGTCGATTCCACACCTCAATGGCAGGGGAGGAATAGATATGAACAGCAACGGTCTGGCGTTTCTGCGGGGCGTAGAGGGCGATCAGCGGACGAGTAGTCAATTTGCGCAGGGTTTGAGTGTTCGGTTTGCAGAGCTGACGAGCAACCGTGACCCGTCTGTCGATGACTCGTCAGTGACGACAGAGCAGAGCGGCGGCGACGGTTCGCTTTGCAGGAGCAATGgcgagaaaaagagaagggatgGAAATGAAGATGAATCGTCGAAGCTCGTTTCCAGCAGCTGCCCTGATCAAAAGATG ATTGAGTACAGCGGAAAGCGCTCAAAAGGGGCACGACAGGGAGATGAAAATGGTGATTTGAGAATTGAAGCTGAAACAGGACCTGCAGTAAATGGCAAGGAGACTGAACAAAGTGGTCAACCGGTTCAGCCAGCTGAGCCGCCAAAGCAGGATTATATCCATGTGAGAGCAAGAAGAGGACAAGCTACTGATAGCCATAGTTTGGCAGAAAGA GCTAGgagagaaaaaataagtgaaCGTATGAAGATTCTGCAGGATTTAGTCCCAGGATGTAATAAG GTGATAGGCAAAGCTATGGTCCTTGATGAAATTATTAATTACATACAGTCATTGCAGCGCCAAGTTGAG TTTTTGTCAATGAAGCTGGAAGCAGTCAATTCAAGGATGAACTCAAGCATTGAGGCATTTCCAGTAAAAGAA GCATTTGAGCCAGCTGGTGTTGCATTCAGCTTACAGCCAGATCGAGACTATAGCCCAGGATCTCCCCAAGAATGGCTCCACAAGCAGGTTGGTGGTGGATTTGAAAGATGA